The Arachis duranensis cultivar V14167 chromosome 2, aradu.V14167.gnm2.J7QH, whole genome shotgun sequence genome has a window encoding:
- the LOC107474694 gene encoding pentatricopeptide repeat-containing protein At1g11290, chloroplastic-like — translation MLHTSVPGAFNTTLEHLGPNTMAWNLAMKYHVDEELFYSAFLLYKNMRKLGVPHDTFTLPIVNRALSSMRIDASLGKMIHCVAIQVGLDVDLYFCNTMIEAYVKCECVGYACNLFDEMLQRDVVSWTSMIAGYISEGQLSVAFDLFNKMRIELEPNSVTLVVIMQACCASEILNEGVQIHGYAFKSGLLMDWSVKNLVLRMYASRVSTEEVELLFSEVDRTDVASWNVLISFFTSQRDMTRVLRLFNEMHSLEVRPWNIETLTIVISALAKSACLSKGEGMHCLIIKTGVYDDILLTSLLDFYAKCGRLETSVQLFREIRCKSNITWGAMMLAFIQNGSFVDAISLFQQMQAKDHDIAPEIWRNLIDAYANLGALKSGKVVHGNLIKDLLNGPVKGNVHLETSILNMYLRGGNMSSAKACFDRMPIKDVVAWTTMIEGLGSHGFGLEALTYFNLMMQERVQPNHVTFLSLLSACSHSGLVTEGCNIYYSMKWGFGIEPNLDHHTCMVDLLGRNGMLNEALAIILKMIVLPDSRIWGALLSASRVYGNRRFGEYAAERLLELEPHNAGYYTLLSNIKASVGSWNEVEEMRRMMSEKDLKKKPGWSCIEVNGVIQGFVSGDISHTESEEVYETLGRLSRAIQEFG, via the coding sequence ATGTTGCATACCAGTGTCCCTGGTGCGTTCAACACAACCTTGGAGCATCTGGGACCCAACACAATGGCGTGGAATTTGGCAATGAAGTACCATGTTGACGAGGAATTGTTCTATTCAGCTTTTTTATTATACAAAAACATGAGAAAATTGGGCGTCCCCCATGACACTTTCACTCTTCCAATAGTGAACAGAGCCTTATCTTCGATGAGGATTGATGCTTCTCTTGGAAAAATGATCCATTGTGTAGCAATTCAAGTGGGTTTGGATGTGGATTTATATTTCTGCAATACCATGATTGAGGCGTATGTGAAATGCGAGTGTGTCGGTTATGCTTGCAACTTGTTCGACGAAATGCTGCAGAGAGATGTGGTTTCTTGGACATCAATGATTGCTGGGTATATATCTGAGGGACAACTTAGTGTGGCCTTTGATTTGTTCAACAAGATGAGGATCGAATTGGAACCGAATTCAGTAACGCTTGTTGTGATCATGCAAGCATGTTGTGCTTCGGAGATATTAAACGAGGGAGTTCAAATTCATGGGTATGCATTCAAGAGTGGATTGCTGATGGATTGGTCAGTGAAAAACTTAGTTTTGAGAATGTATGCTAGTAGAGTCAGCACGGAGGAAGTAGAACTTCTATTTAGTGAAGTAGACAGAACAGATGTGGCTTCTTGGAATGTCTTGATCTCATTTTTCACCTCACAAAGAGACATGACTAGAGTGCTTCGTTTGTTCAATGAAATGCACAGCTTAGAAGTGCGTCCATGGAACATCGAGACTTTAACAATAGTTATATCAGCACTTGCAAAGTCTGCATGTCTTTCCAAGGGTGAGGGTATGCATTGCTTAATCATAAAAACGGGGGTTTATGATGATATTTTGCTCACTTCTCTGCTagatttttatgcaaaatgtGGAAGACTGGAAACATCTGTTCAGCTGTTCAGAGAAATCCGTTGTAAAAGTAACATCACTTGGGGTGCTATGATGTTAGCTTTCATTCAAAATGGTTCTTTTGTAGACGCCATATCTTTATTCCAGCAAATGCAAGCCAAAGATCATGATATTGCCCCAGAAATATGGAGAAACCTAATCGATGCATATGCAAACCTGGGAGCTTTGAAATCGGGTAAAGTCGTCCATGGCAACCTCATAAAGGACTTGTTAAATGGACCTGTAAAAGGTAATGTTCACCTTGAAACCTCAATCTTAAACATGTACTTGAGAGGTGGCAACATGTCTTCGGCAAAAGCATGTTTTGATAGGATGCCCATCAAAGATGTCGTAGCATGGACAACGATGATTGAAGGACTTGGCTCTCATGGTTTTGGTCTTGAGGCATTAACATATTTCAATTTAATGATGCAGGAACGAGTGCAGCCGAATCATGTTACCTTCTTGAGCTTACTTTCTGCTTGCAGCCACTCTGGTCTGGTTACTGAGGGCTGcaatatttattattctatGAAATGGGGTTTCGGCATTGAACCCAATTTGGATCACCACACTTGCATGGTGGATCTTTTAGGTCGAAACGGAATGCTCAATGAAGCCTTAGCCATAATATTGAAGATGATAGTTTTGCCTGATAGCAGAATTTGGGGTGCACTTCTATCTGCTTCAAGAGTTTATGGAAACAGAAGATTTGGAGAATATGCAGCAGAAAGGCTTTTGGAGCTAGAACCTCACAATGCTGGATATTATACTCTGTTGAGTAACATAAAAGCTAGTGTTGGAAGCTGGAATGAGGTTGAAGAGATGAGGAGAATGATGAGTGAAAAGGATCTAAAGAAGAAACCCGGGTGGAGCTGCATTGAGGTCAATGGGGTCATTCAAGGATTTGTTTCTGGTGATATATCACACACTGAATCAGAAGAGGTTTATGAGACACTGGGAAGATTAAGTAGAGCTATTCAGGAGTTTGGGTGA
- the LOC107474693 gene encoding uncharacterized protein LOC107474693 has protein sequence MRTVCKGEECGWVLYASLDSEGNCWQIKTFMDDHTCPRETKNRLANKKWLGCKLVRKLRKYPNLRHCVAAQYFKSKCDLDLNKSSLTRALGDARAIVYGDAAAQYGMVRDYGLTLLKTNPGSTVSIGVTPHPNPDKDPTFDRMYICLDGFKRGFKAGCRPLIGLDGAFLKTKHGGQILSVIGQDVNNHIYVIAYAIVSIENTENWRWFLELLHQDLGDYKQHGWCFISEMQKGLIHAIQDVFPNVHHKFCVWHLWRNFNKQWKDNQLRGLLWECARSTTQEGFVEGMKKLEKLNKDAWTYLCKWPKNSWSRAFFSIAPKMDNICNNACEVFNSRIKDPRAKPIITLLEEVRMYIMRSIARNKVKLRNNDGILPPIQRNYEIFEVHGWPTNMAVDLGKRSCTCDFWQLSGIPCVHACAALARAGRRPDEFCHSWLTMEAYNNTYGFHINPIPSQALWEKSPYNRPQAPKLKKKPEPIKKKRRKDADEEPSKGKKQKTSVKRVHKKGYCRYCGESGHTKRNCHKRVVDEESAAVAAAAATANSDANGGEVNNSAPTAVVNGGDAPAVTQDQVEIQLDLSQPIMSETDDSQQVQPPPVRPSKLPPKRKLSTPTATTQPTSTPSASTPSPPSASTPSASTLPTSS, from the exons ATGAGGACTGTTTGTAAGGGAGAGGAGTGTGGCTGGGTACTATATGCTTCCTTGGACAGTGAGGGTAACTGCTGGCAGATCAAGACATTTATGGACGATCACACTTGTCCTAGAGAGACTAAGAACAGGCTAGCTAACAAGAAGTGGCTGGGTTGCAAACTGGttagaaaattaagaaaatatccCAACCTTAGACATTGTGTAGCTGCCCAGTACTTTAAGAGCAAGTGCGACTTGGACCTCAACAAGTCTTCACTGACAAGGGCTCTAGGGGATGCTAGGGCCATAGTTTATGGAGATGCTGCTGCCCAGTATGGTATGGTTAGGGATTACGGGTTGACATTACTGAAAACTAATCCTGGCTCCACTGTTAGTATTGGTGTTACACCTCATCCCAATCCTGATAAAGATCCAACTTTTGATAGGATGTACATTTGTCTTGATGGGTTTAAAAGAGGGTTCAAGGCTGGTTGTAGACCACTTATAGGGTTGGACGGAGCATTTCTAAAAACAAAACATGGTGGTCAAATCCTCTCTGTAATTGGTCAAGACGTAAACAATCACATTTATGTGATTGCTTATGCAATAGTGTCCATCGAAAACACAGAGAATTGGCGATGGTTTCTGGAATTGCTGCACCAAGACTTGGGTGACTACAAGCAACATGGTTGGTGTTTTATTTCAGAAATGCAAAAG ggtttaattcatgcaattcagGATGTGTTCCCAAATGTCCATCACAAATTCTGTGTATGGCATTTATGGAGGAACTTCAACAAACAGTGGAAGGATAATCAGCTTAGAGGTTTGCTTTGGGAGTGTGCAAGGTCTACGACTCAAGAGGGATTTGTGGAAGGGATGAAAAAATTGGAAAAGCTAAATAAGGATGCTTGGACTTATCTATGCAAATGGCCAAAGAATTCATGGAGCAGGGCATTCTTCAGCATTGCACCAAAAATGGACAATATCTGCAATAATGCATGTGAGGTTTTTAACTCACGGATCAAGGACCCTAGAGCCAAGCCTATTATCACACTGTTGGAGGAGGTCAGGATGTACATCATGAGATCTATAGCCAGGAACAAGGTGAAGTTGAGGAACAATGACGGAATTCTACCTCCAATACAGAGAA ATTACGAAATATTTGAAGTTCATGGGTGGCCTACAAATATGGCTGTGGACTTAGGCAAGAGATCATGCACCTGTGATTTTTGGCAACTAAGTG GGATTCCATGTGTGCATGCATGTGCCGCTTTGGCCAGGGCTGGTAGAAGGCCAGATGAATTCTGTCATAGTTGGTTGACCATGGAAGCATACAACAACACCTATGGCTTCCATATAAATCCAATTCCTAGCCAGGCACTGTGGGAGAAATCACCTTATAATAGACCTCAAGCACcaaagttgaagaagaagccaGAACcaatcaagaagaaaagaagaaaggatgCTGATGAGGAGCCAAGTAAAGgcaagaagcagaagacctcaGTGAAGAGAGTTCATAAAAAAGGATATTGTCGCTATTGTGGTGAATCTGgtcacacaaagaggaactGTCATAAGAGGGTTGTTGATGAAGAATCAGCTGCTGTGGCGGCGGCGGCTGCTACTGCTAATTCTGATGCTAATGGAGGTGAGGTCAATAATTCTGCTCCAACTGCTGTTGTAAATGGTGGTGATGCCCCAGCTGTGACACAGGATCAGGTTGAGATTCAGCTTGATCTTAGTCAGCCTATTATGTCAGAAACTGATGACTCGCAACAG GTGCAACCACCTCCTGTTCGGCCATCCAAACTGCCTCCTAAGAGAAAGTTGTCCACACCCACTGCTACCACCCAACCAACCAGCACCCCATCTGCAAGCactccatctcctccatctGCAAGTACTCCATCTGCAAGCACTCTCCCAACAAGCAGTTAG